The genomic stretch CAAAAAGCAAACGTGCGTGTTTGTGAAACACTTGCAGAAATCACGTTCAACTAACCGGATGCAGAAAGCAGACGATAGTTTCGAAATGTCCAGCCGTATTGTTCCAGTTAAGCGTTATGATTGGAATTTTTTCGACAAGCAAATGGACATGTTCCCATCTTTCAAAAATGATTTCGACAAAAATTTTTTCAAGGATACCCAGCATTCAAGTATGGATGAAGAAATAGCAAGGATGAAACGGGAGATGTTCAGCCTGACAACACCCGAGTCAAGTTTGAAAGTAGATCAACCTTTTGTTCAGGATTTTACAGGAGATAAGAAAATGGCTCTACGGTTTGATTGCAGTCAGTTTAATCCTGAGGAAATTCAAGTAAAAACAATGGACAAACAATTAACTGTACATGCCAAACATGAAGAAGTATCACCGGGAAGGAAAGTGTACAGAGAATTCACCAAGTCCTACACTCTACCACAGGATGTTGACCCTTTGTCATTGAAGTCCAGCTTGACCAACGACGGATTTTTACAGGTTGAAGCACCTGCGCCTAAAACATGTGTTGCAAGGAAGGAAATCTTTAttccaattgaaaaaatgctTAGGTAAATAATTCGAACTAAATAAGCCAGCAAATGCCAATTATATATAACATGCTGTGTTGGGAACCATCAGTGAGAAATTATTTTGACCGTTTCGATGAGGCAttgatattttgtacaatatcaGAGATTTTTTTCGACCGATTCTATGATGCATTGATATCTATGTTACACTTTCAGAGACTTTGGATAGTGCgcaaaatttgacaat from Mytilus edulis chromosome 7, xbMytEdul2.2, whole genome shotgun sequence encodes the following:
- the LOC139480911 gene encoding alpha-crystallin B chain-like, which translates into the protein MQKADDSFEMSSRIVPVKRYDWNFFDKQMDMFPSFKNDFDKNFFKDTQHSSMDEEIARMKREMFSLTTPESSLKVDQPFVQDFTGDKKMALRFDCSQFNPEEIQVKTMDKQLTVHAKHEEVSPGRKVYREFTKSYTLPQDVDPLSLKSSLTNDGFLQVEAPAPKTCVARKEIFIPIEKMLR